From Streptosporangium album, the proteins below share one genomic window:
- a CDS encoding class I SAM-dependent methyltransferase, producing the protein MQPAAGDEALENHLGGDEAKNYRQYELDMVAPHVGRSMLEIGSGLGHFAEAFLPRLDRLVVSDFDPYCVEQLKKRFTGRDDIDVLQFGLPTDIPIGEKVDTVVMMNVLEHIEEDVEALRSLAKVTAPGGRIVIWVPGYMQLYGDFDRKVGHVTRYTPATLRSTVSKAGLDIDVLKPINFLGGIAWWAAVRRGGVGYPDPRLVKIYDRTVVPTTRFIERFIRPPFGQTVFCVARVPR; encoded by the coding sequence GTGCAACCCGCGGCCGGCGACGAGGCCCTGGAGAACCACCTCGGTGGGGACGAGGCCAAGAACTACCGGCAGTACGAGCTCGACATGGTCGCCCCGCACGTGGGCCGCTCCATGCTGGAGATCGGCTCCGGCCTGGGCCACTTCGCCGAGGCGTTCCTGCCTCGCCTGGACCGGCTGGTGGTCAGCGACTTCGACCCCTACTGCGTGGAGCAGCTCAAGAAGCGCTTCACCGGCCGCGATGACATCGACGTGCTGCAGTTCGGCCTGCCGACCGACATCCCAATCGGTGAGAAGGTCGACACCGTCGTGATGATGAACGTCCTGGAGCACATCGAGGAGGACGTCGAGGCGCTGCGCTCCCTCGCCAAGGTCACCGCCCCGGGCGGGCGGATCGTCATCTGGGTCCCCGGATACATGCAGCTCTACGGAGACTTCGACCGCAAGGTCGGTCACGTCACCCGCTACACCCCCGCCACCCTGCGCAGCACGGTCTCCAAGGCGGGCCTGGACATCGACGTGCTCAAGCCGATCAACTTCCTCGGTGGGATCGCGTGGTGGGCCGCCGTCCGCCGCGGCGGCGTCGGCTACCCCGACCCCCGCCTGGTCAAGATCTACGACCGCACGGTGGTCCCCACCACCCGCTTCATCGAGCGATTCATCCGCCCGCCCTTCGGCCAGACCGTCTTCTGCGTGGCCCGCGTTCCGCGGTAG